One window of the Halobacillus litoralis genome contains the following:
- the betB gene encoding betaine-aldehyde dehydrogenase codes for MKKKMYINGEWVAAAAGHTRTIINPFNQEPIAEVPEGDESDSQSAIDAAREAFDHGEWPHIPATERGKIVLKIAELIGRDQQELAELETLDTGKTLSESLDDMKDIAEVFRYYGGLADKDGGEMTASPIPDSKSKVVREPVGVCGQITPWNYPLLQASWKLAPALAAGNTLVIKPSEITPLTTIKILELIEEVGVPEGVANLVLGSGADTGQLLAESHEVDLISFTGGLETGRKIMKAASGNFKKLALELGGKNPNIVFADADFETALDQALNAIFFHSGQVCSAGARLLVQDSIHDEFVEALVERAQQIKLGNGFDDSTQSGPLISKEHREKVENYVDIGIKEGANLVLGGKRPAAEELQAGFFFEPTIFTNCDTSMRIVQEETFGPILSIERFSSEEQAIKLANDSIYGLAGAVWTTDIRKAERVAGALRMGTVWINDFHPYFAQAPWGGYKASGIGRELGKQGLEEYTEVKHVYENTNPSPLHWF; via the coding sequence ATCAAGAAAAAAATGTACATTAATGGAGAATGGGTAGCGGCTGCTGCTGGCCATACACGTACGATTATCAACCCATTCAACCAAGAACCGATTGCAGAAGTTCCTGAAGGTGATGAGTCTGACTCTCAATCAGCGATTGATGCTGCAAGGGAGGCTTTCGACCATGGTGAGTGGCCTCATATCCCCGCGACAGAACGAGGAAAAATCGTCCTGAAAATTGCTGAATTGATTGGACGGGATCAGCAGGAATTAGCTGAGCTTGAAACATTGGATACAGGTAAAACATTGTCTGAAAGCTTGGATGACATGAAGGATATCGCAGAAGTATTCCGCTATTATGGAGGGCTTGCGGATAAAGATGGCGGAGAAATGACCGCCTCCCCTATTCCTGATTCAAAAAGCAAAGTCGTAAGAGAACCTGTAGGGGTCTGCGGGCAAATTACACCTTGGAACTACCCGCTATTGCAGGCTTCTTGGAAACTGGCTCCAGCGCTTGCTGCGGGAAACACCCTTGTCATTAAACCAAGTGAAATCACACCATTGACCACGATCAAAATATTAGAGCTTATTGAAGAAGTTGGCGTTCCTGAAGGGGTAGCCAACCTTGTGTTAGGCTCCGGGGCGGACACAGGTCAACTTCTTGCTGAAAGCCATGAAGTTGACCTTATATCATTTACAGGCGGGCTCGAAACCGGCCGCAAAATCATGAAAGCAGCTTCAGGAAACTTCAAAAAGCTTGCTCTTGAACTAGGTGGGAAAAACCCGAATATAGTCTTTGCTGATGCAGATTTTGAAACTGCTTTAGACCAAGCCTTGAATGCAATTTTCTTCCACTCTGGGCAGGTATGTTCAGCGGGAGCCCGCTTACTTGTTCAGGACTCGATCCATGATGAATTCGTAGAAGCCTTGGTTGAACGAGCTCAACAGATCAAGCTCGGCAATGGTTTTGATGACTCCACACAATCAGGACCGCTCATTTCAAAGGAACACCGTGAAAAAGTGGAAAACTATGTAGACATCGGTATCAAAGAAGGAGCAAACTTGGTTCTCGGCGGTAAACGACCGGCAGCCGAAGAACTACAAGCAGGGTTCTTCTTTGAACCGACGATTTTCACAAACTGTGACACCTCCATGCGAATCGTCCAGGAAGAAACTTTCGGGCCAATCTTGAGTATCGAACGTTTCAGTAGTGAAGAACAAGCGATTAAATTAGCCAACGATTCTATTTACGGACTGGCAGGAGCAGTTTGGACAACAGATATAAGAAAAGCCGAACGAGTGGCTGGAGCTTTGAGAATGGGAACCGTATGGATCAATGACTTCCACCCTTACTTCGCTCAGGCTCCATGGGGCGGCTATAAAGCTTCGGGAATAGGGCGTGAACTTGGCAAGCAGGGACTTGAAGAATATACGGAAGTGAAACATGTATATGAGAATACGAACCCTTCTCCTCTTCATTGGTTTTAA